ATTTTCATAATCGCTTACCTTATGAATGTACTTAAGAGGGAGGAAAGAGAATGAGTAAATACCAACTTAGCATCTTGAAAAAGATGAATTTCTACGTTCTGTCAACCATAGTTGTTATATTATGGATGACTCCTTTTTTAATTACTTTTTTCACAGCCTTTAAAAGTATGGATGAAATATTCATGAACCCAAATGTGTGGACTCCACCCTCGAAATGGAATTTTGAAAATTTCAAAATAGCTTGGTATGAAAGTAGAATGTCACGATATTTTGTGAATACACTTATTGTTGCTGGAATGTCAACAGCTGGCGCTTTGTTCTTGTCAAGTTTAAGTGCCTTTGCTCTCTCATGGTATGATTTCAAATTAAAAAGATTTTTGATAATACTCTTTGTAACAGGAATGCTTATACCATTCCAAATGCTTTTAATCCCAGTGTACAGTTTCTCAATCAAAGTGGGGCTGTATGACAAGCTCATTGGTGTAATTCTCTTTCATATAGCTTTCCAGATTGGTTTTTGCACATTCTTTTTAAGAAATTTCATGATAACAATTCCCGTAAGCCTCTTTGAAGCAGCAAAGATAGACGGAGCAAATGATTTTACAATCTATTGGAAGATAATACTTCCCTTACTTAAACCTGCCATTGCTGCACTTGGAATACTTGAATTTACTTGGATTTGGAACGATTACCTTTGGTCTTTGATTCTGCTACAAAACGACGTTAAGAAAACAGTTACCATAGGTTTGACATCCTTACAAGGTCAGTGGATTAGCAGCTGGAATATTATAGCTGCAGGGTCTATAATAGCAGCGGTAGTACCAATAATTGTATTTGTAATATTCCAAAGATACTTTATACAAGGATTAACTATGGGAAGTGTTAAAGGATAGTTATTTTGTTTAAACTTATTTGGCTCTCGGTATTACCGTATCCTTTCTATCTTTTAGAATGATTTATGAATGAAATGTTCCAAAAACAAAGAAGTTTTAGTTACCTTGTTTCAGCTAAATAAAACGGTGGGATATCCCACCGTTTTATCTTCATATTAATTTACTTTCTCTTCTTGTTTCTTTGCCTTTCTTGCAGCTTTCGATCTGTTTGTGTAGTGCGTGTGCAGCAAATGGTGAGCTTTGTGGCTGTTTGGTTTTTCCAAGAATTCTTCGTAAAGTTTTATTATATCTGGATTTTCATGTGATCTTCTCAGAACACTCATTTCGTCTATGCTATAGATAGCTGAAGCGCGTTTTTTGAGAATATCGGCATCAAGATTCTTTGGCTGTCCGCCACCACCTATACAACCACCGTAACATGCCATTATCTCGACAAAGTCGTAATACCTTTTTCCCTCTTTCATCTCAGCAAGTAATTTTTTGACATTTGCCATACCGTGCGCTATTGCTACTTTTATCTTCTTACCTTTTAGATTAATCTCTGCTTCCCTAACTCCGTCAAGTCCTCTAACAGAATCAAAGACAAGCTTTGGTAGTCTTTCACCTGTGACTACTTCGTATGCCGTTCTAAGCGCTGCTTCCATAACACCACCTGTAACACCAAATAATGCTGCTGCACCTGTTGATGTTCCAAGTGGATTATCGTAATGCTCTTCCGGTAAATTCACAAATGGAATCCCCTTGAGCTTTATTAATTTTCCAAGTTCTCTCGTTGTAATTACATAATCGGTTACTTTAATACCGTCAACAAGCTGTTGAGGTCTTGTAATTTCGTCTTTCTTAGCTGTACATGGCATTACTGAAACCATTATTATATCCTCTGGTTTCACTCCAATCTTTTCGGCAAAATAAGTCTTTACAACGCTGCTCATCATTTGTTGAGGTGATTTTGCTGTGGAAAGGTGCTCTTTCAATTCGGGCCATTCTTTTTCCATCTCATTTACCCAGCCAGGGCAACAAGAAGTAAACATTGGGAACTTCCCACCATTTTGCAATCTATGGATAAGTTCGTAACCTTCTTCCATAATGGTAAGATCAGCCGCGAAGTTTGTGTCAAATACGTAATCAAAACCTAATCTTCTCAGAGCAGCAACCATTTTTCCGGTACTAATTGTTCCTGGTTCCATACCCAACTCTTCGCCTATTGCTACACGTACAGAAGGTGCAGTTTGTGCCACGTAAATTTTTCCAGGTTGTTTGTTGTTAAGCATCTTGAGTACCTTTTTCCAATCTGGTGTTTCATATATTGCGCCAACGGGACATAAATAAGCACACTGACCACAACTTATACAATTTGTTTCATAAACGGGAATACCAAATTCGGTTTCTGGTAAAGATTCATAACCTCTATCCACCATTGAATATATATTCATTCCTTGTATTTCACTACACACCCTCACACATCTTTGACATTTTATGCATTTTGAAAGGTCCCTATTTATCGATGGACTACTGACATCAACTTCTTTTTCAAGAGCGACATTCACACCAAAAATGGGCTCAATATCGTACGTGTGCACTAACTTTTGGAGTTCACATCTACCATCAGCTTCACAGTACATACATTCATGTGGATGGTTTGCCATAATTAAAGAAAGATTGAACTTTACTGCTTTTTCAACTCTTTCTGTATTTGTTCTAATCTTCATACCATCTGAAACCTTCGTTGTACAAGCAGGCTGAAGTGTTCTTGCTCCTTCAATTTCTACAACGCATATTCTACATGCACCAATTGGTTCAAGCTCCGGATGATGACAGAGTGTTGGAATTTTGTAGCCAAGCTCCCAAGCTACTTCAAGAACAGTTTTATTTTCTTGAACTTCGTAAGGTTTGTCGTTGATGTAAACAGTTACCATCGGCCACCCACCTCCATATTGTAATCCACAAAGTGCGTCCAGTGAAATTCTACCATAAAAGTAAAAATTTCACAAGCACAAAAGTGCTCGATTTTTGAAAATATTCAACGAATTTGTCCCTTCTTTAAGTTTTTCTCAAAAAACCGTAAAGTCAATTCATTATCCTATATTCGTGTTAAAAAGAACAAACTCAGAACTTTGTGGAAAAACTCAGGTAATAATCGGTAGTTATGAATGGTATATTTATAACTTGTCCGTTTTCTCCAGAATACTGCATAGCAGTGTAGACATTGTAAATGTAATCTGTGAAAGTGAAACCTTGAATTAGTCTTAATGGACTATCTTTACCGTAGACGAGGGTTCTATAACCAACCTCCAAGCCTGAGTAGTTATCGTAATACCAAGTGAGTCCGGCTCTGACAGATGCGTAAAGTGTTTTTTCCCTTAACTCGCTTATAAATGTTTCCCATTCTTCTTGACTGATATTTTGACTCGTCCAAACATTTAACGCTATGCCTGATTCAACCGTTCCGAATATCTCAACGTTTCTTCCAAGGAGAACTCCAATACTCAAGAATCCACGCGCTATGGTAGATCCAGCATATTCTGAAAAATTATAGTTACCAACTAAAATGCTTAATAGTTCTCCATAAGGTTTAAAGAGAGTCGAACCAAAGACAAGGTTATTATGCAGATAGCTCCTGTTGAAAAGAATATAAACCTGAGCAGATTCATTATAAGGCTCACCCGCATATGCTTTTGAGATAAAAAATGGATCAAATAAGTATGTTTCTGAGTTTAATACGAATGTCGGCGATAAGTAATTCCTAAACCTTACGTTAAACAATCCAAGCAAATCAAATAACGGTTGTGTAGATACCTCCGTATTTCCAAAAGAAAAACCAATAGCTGCAAATTCGACAAATAACCCTTCTTTGTGTTGCGGAACGATACTAAGCACTGTTTGCGAATCTGCGGAAAATAAAACAACTGCGAATAATAGTAGAGCAAGTGTCATAACCACAAAAGCTTTTGTCATCTTTTCTCCTCCTTTTGAGTGAGTTGAGCACAATCGATTTTACACGAATTTTGTTATGGTATAATAATTATAGTTTTAATTCAGTTGCATAAATATGTACATATAATTAGACCATAGAACGATAACATTGTTCAAAAGGTGGTGTGAACATTGGAAAAGCTGTATAAAGATGTCTTAGAACTGAAACAAGGTGCAATTGAAAGAATAAAGAGATGCTCACTTTTTATACTTGATATTGACGGTACATTTTATTTGAGTGGAAAGCCTTTCGAAGGTTCAAAAAAATTTGTTGATACTATGAATCAGCTTGGCAGAAAATTTATCTTTCTGACAAACAATTCAAACAGGACAATTGATAGTTACGTTGAAGAATTTAAGAATATTGGTTTTGACCTAAAAAAAGAGCAATTTATCACAGCAGGTGTAGCAACCGCTGAGTACTTACTTGAAGAATTTGGACCAAGTAAAGTTTACCTCGTAGGCACGGATGATATGAAGAAAGAATTTGAACGCGTTGGGCATAGTGTTGTTGAAACTGATCCCTCAATAGTAGTAGTAACATTTGACAAGACTTTGACGTACGAAAAGATAAAGAAGGCTACAAAGTTCGTTTCAGAAGGTGCACTTTTTGTTGTAACAAACCCAGATCTGAACTGTCCATCTGATGAAGGTCCCCTTCCTGATGCTGGAGCAATAGCATCTGTAATTAGAAAAGCTTCTGGAGTTTATCCAAACATAACATTTGGCAAACCTGAACCGAAGTTGTTAGAAATGATAATGAGACATTACAACATAACACCAAATGAAACTTGCATGGTGGGTGACCGGCTTTATACGGATATATTAGCTGGCATACAAGCAGGCACTTGGACCATACTTGTCTTGACAGGGGAAGCTACAAAAGAACAGGCGGAAAAAAGTCCAATCAAGCCACATTTAATAGTACCAGACATAGGTTTTATAGCTGATATTATAACAAGTTGAGGTATGTAAATGATAAAGTACTCTTTGAGAAGTAAACCTGTCGAAAAATTAGTCGAGCTTGCGCAAAGTGGTTTAAGTGAAGCCGTTGATCTAATAATTGAAAAATACTATCCTATGGTTGTGAGAATAGCCTCACAATTTTATGCACCTTGGGCAGAATTTGATGACATTGTACAAAATGGTTTAATTGGGCTGATAAAAGCCATATTCTATTATGAAGAAGGTAAAAGCTCATTTACTACATTTGCTTGGAGAAGTATAGAATCAGAGATAAAAACATTCATCACGTACCAAAACAGAAAGAAAAACAAAATGCTTTCCGAATCAACAAGCATGGATTCGGTATTCGACGATGTAGAAGACGAGCAAATAGACTACTTTGTAGAAGATACCGCCACCAATACCAACGTCGTGAGACAAACTATACTAAGTATGATACACGAAGAAATCCTTTCAATTTTAAATGAAGAAGAAACACAAATTTTTGAATTGTGGCTTGATGGATACAGCTACAAAGAAATCGAAGAACGTGTTGGTGTGAACTTTAAAAAAGTTGATAACACAGTACAGAAAGTGAAAAAATTAGTACGAAGTAAATTGAGCGTTTCAATAATGCCGTTCCTAGAAGGTTGAAGTTTCGGAGGGATTAAATTGAATCCAGACCAAAAAGTCGATAGTTTAAAAGACATAGATTTCGATAAACTTATAGATCTTGGAAAAGACGTCTTTTTATTCGACTTTGACAACACGATTAACACTTGGAGATCTGAAATGATACCTGAGCACGTTAAAGAAATCTTTAGATATTTAAAGAGTAAAGGCGCGATCGTCGTGATCGTATCAAACGGCAAGCGTAGGATTATAAACGAAGATGTATTTGTAATTTGGCGTGCGATGAAACCATTTCCGTTCAAAGTCCTAAAAAAATTGTCCAAAGTAATAAAATCAAGAAAGAATGTTGTTGTAATTGGTGACCAAATCTTTACCGACGTTTTATTTGGAAAACTAATAGGTGCTTACACAATAAAAGTCAAACCTATTGACACAGACAAAGAGTTTGTTTTAACCAAACTTCTAAGATTTTTGGAAAAACTTTTCAAACTACATTAAAGGGGGGCTATTAGTGAAAGAACTTATAAACTATTACAAGAAGGCAGCAAGATTTTCAAGTGCTTTATCTTTACTTTATTGGGACATGCAGACATACATGCCCAAAGATGCAGGTTTATACCGTGCAGCTGTGATTTCTGAAGTGAGCACTTACACCTTTAAATTATTAACAGACGATACGCTTGGTAAAATGTTAGAAGAAGCACAACCAACTAACGAAATTGAAGAAGCGATTATAAGAGTGGGTAGAAAGGATTATGATACAAACAAAAAAATTCCACCTGAATTGTACGAAGAATTATCGAAGCTTACAGCAATATCGGAACAAGAATGGCAAAAAGCAAAATCTAATGGAGATTTTTCGAAAGTCGAATCTTATCTTGAAAAAATAGTGGAACTAAACAAAAAAATAGCAGAACTCATAGGATACAAAGAAGAACCATACAACGCTTTTTTAGATCTATTCGAACCAGGAATGACTGCAAAAGAACTTGAAAAAATTTTCGAACCACTTAAAAAATTCACATTCGAGGTCCTAGAAAAAATAGAAAATTCAGATAACAAAAAATACGATCTTAACATTAAAGTTGACATAAAAAGGCAAAAAGATTTTAATGAGTGGCTAATAGATTATCTAAAATATGATAGAACTAAAGGTCGTCTTGACGTATCAACCCATCCTTTCACAAATCCAGTAGGAATCAACGATGTGAGAATAACAACAAGATACATCGAAGAAAGTGTAAAAGATTCTATATTTTCCACTTTGCACGAATTCGGACACGCATTATATGCACTCTCAATTCCCGAAGAATTTCATGGGTTACCAATTGGCTCGAGCGCATCTTATGGGTTTGACGAGAGTCAATCACGCTTTTGGGAGAACACACTTGGAAGAAGTCTTGCCTTTTGGAAAGGAATATACAAAGAATTTATTGAGAAATTTCCTGAATTCAACGGTTATAGTGTAGAAGACCTTTGGCGAATCGTAAATCAAGTTGAACGCTCTTACATACGCACAGAAGCAGATGAAATAACTTATAACCTCCACATAATAATCAGATTCGAAATAGAGCGAGGTTTGATAAATGGTGAAATAAAGGTAAGTAACATACCAGAAATATGGAATGATAAATTCGAAAAATACGTCGGTTTGAAAGTACCAAACAATACATTGGGCTGCATGCAAGATCCTCACTGGTACGGTGGTTCATTTGGATATTTCCCAACCTACTCGCTTGGGAATTTATATGCAGCTCAAATTTATGAAAAACTAAAACAGGATGTTAACTTCGAAGATCTTGTCGAAAACGGTGATTTTGAACCTGTAAAAGTATGGCTAAGAGAAAAAATATACTCCAAAGGCAGAATCTATGAGCCAAAAGAATTAATGAAAATAGTTACAGGATGTGAACCAACACCCGAACCATTTATGAATTATATCAGAGAAAAATATTCAAAAGTTTACAATATAAACTTCTAATCCAAAAAGTCAAAGCCCCATACAGATGGGGCTTATTATTTGATCCTTGACAAATTTGGTTAGACTAAGTATAATATAAACAGAAATATAAGTGAATTTCTTATCAATATTCCATTGTAGAACTGGAAAGGAGCTGGTAAAAATGAAAGTTGTTGTTATAGGATGTACACATGCAGGAACAGCCTTTGTAACGACTGCAAAGAAGTTGTATAAAGATGATGTTGATATAGTAGTTTTTGAAAGAAATGATACCATTTCGTTTCTCTCATGTGGTATTGCACTACATGTTGGCGGGGTTGTAAAAGATCCTATGAAGCTTTTTTACTCTTCTCCAGAATCTTTATCGAGTATCGGTGCTAGGACTAAGATGAGACATGAAGTTGTTGACATAAACGTTGATCAAAAGTTTATTATAGCAAAAAACCTTGAAACTGGAGAAGTGATAAAAGAAAATTTCGATAAGATGCTCATAAGTTCCGGTTCTTGGCCCATTATTCCAAACGTAGAAGGTGTGGAGCTGGAGGGTATAAAGTTATCCAAAAACTTCTATCATGCAAAAGATATCGTTAATTCTTCAAAACATGCAAAGAAAGTTACAATTGTTGGTGCAGGGTACATAGGTGTCGAACTTGCAGAAGCTTTTAAGCATACTGGAAAAGATGTAACTTTGATAGATATATCCGACAGAATACTCTCAAAATATCTTGATGTTGAATTCACGGATATACTTGAGCGAGAGTTAACAGAAAACGGTGTAAAGTTGGTGCTTAATGAAAAAGTGGTAGCATTTGAGGGCAAAGATGGTAGAGTTAAACGTGTTATTACCGAAAAAAATTCATATGATACAGACTTGGTGATACTTGCCGTAGGATTTAAACCAAATACTGATTTGTTCAAAGGTAAGGTAGAGATGTTGCCAAACGGTGCGATATTAGTTGACAAATATTTGCATACATCGGAAGCAAATATTTTTGCCGCAGGTGACAGTGCAGCTGTTTGGTTCAATCCGTTAGCATCGTACGAATACATACCACTTGCAACGAACGCGGTGAGAATGGGAACAATAGCTGCATACAATCTTTTCGAGAACAACATTCCATACAAAGGAACACAAGGCACGTCCGGTGTAAAGGTTTTTTCCTACAACGTAGCAACAACCGGACTAACAGAAACCTGGGCAAAAGAAAAGGGAATTCCAGCCAAAAGTGTATTCTCAATTGAAAATAACAAACCAGAATTCATGCCCGAATACGAAGCCGTCTTAGTAAAAATAGTCTTTAGAACCGATAATGGTCAAATTATTGGTGGTCAAGTCATGTCAAAAGCCGATGTTACAGAAAGTGCAAATACACTATCAATAGCAATACAAAACCAAATGACAATAACAGACCTTGCATTTTCCGATTTCTTCTTCCAACCATATTTTAATAAACCATGGAACTTTTTAAACACCGTAGCGTTAAAAGGATTACAAGAAACTTAAAAGATACGTTTGTATTGATCGTAACCTTTGACTGTCTCGTTATGTATTCTTAGAACCCTAAACCCTTTTTCGGGAATAGAGAATCTTAATATTCCACTTGTAACTTTGAAACGTTCGTTTGTAAACAAGTCTATGAAGATTGTTCTGTCAAGAATCCGTCCATCGCTAATTGAAACAGCGATGGATTTTTCTTTACCTTTATTAACTGCAACTATGATATCGTCTAAAACGTAAGGTGTTTTCCTGAGGAAAACTAATGGATCTTCTCTAACTAACTCAAACTTTCCAATTTTCAACCCAGTACTGCTTTTGCGAAGATTTATCAGTTTTTTATAAAAACTCATTAGTTCGACATCCCAGCTGTTCTCGTTCCAGATCATTGGCCTTCTGCAATCTGGATCGTTTCCACCTTCCATACCTATTTCTGTACCGTAATATACAACGGGCACACCGGGAAAAGTAAACTGTAACAGTATTGCCAATTTTCTTAACTTCTTATCTGGAATGACGCTTGCAAGCCTTTGTGTATCATGACTATCCAACATATTCCAACATCCATAAATACTCTTGGTCTTACAATACATCTTTTCTAAGACTTTACCTATGTTATCCAATTCTCCATTAATGTAACTCAAGACACTCTCACGAAAATGGTAATTCATAATACCATCAATCATATCCCACCTATCGGGATATGTCCACAATTCACTGACAATGTACTTGTCTATAGAAAAGTTCTTAACTACTGAAGCAAAAACAGCATTGTTGACCGGTCCAAGATCTTGCCCACAGTCTAATCTCCACCCATCGACACCTAATCCAAGGTAAAATTCTATGACAGCTCGAATGTGCTTTTGAACAGAATTTTCCTCTAGACGAAGTTCTGGTAAACTCTTGAACCCCCACCAACCTCTGTGTCCATCTTCATAAATAGAGAACCTACTTATATAATCCTTGTTGCCTGCTTTTGCTTTTTTAAACCAAGTGTGCTTATCACTAACGTGATTAAAAACACCATCAAGTATAAGTCTAATGTTAGCTTTCTTGAAAACTTCTATCATTTTCTTGAAAGCACTTAAACCACCAAGCTGTTCGTCCACTTTGAAATAGTCTATAGTATCATACTTGTGATTCGAAGGAGAAGAAAAAATTGGTGTTAAGTAT
This DNA window, taken from Fervidobacterium sp., encodes the following:
- the aglB gene encoding cyclomaltodextrinase, with amino-acid sequence MRREFSKVTYPTPYWVYESVIYEIFPDRFFIGKGKDVFQNARLYKKGILRNWNDSQTVYEDKQSNVFYGGNLWGIAEKVDYLKELGINVVYLTPIFSSPSNHKYDTIDYFKVDEQLGGLSAFKKMIEVFKKANIRLILDGVFNHVSDKHTWFKKAKAGNKDYISRFSIYEDGHRGWWGFKSLPELRLEENSVQKHIRAVIEFYLGLGVDGWRLDCGQDLGPVNNAVFASVVKNFSIDKYIVSELWTYPDRWDMIDGIMNYHFRESVLSYINGELDNIGKVLEKMYCKTKSIYGCWNMLDSHDTQRLASVIPDKKLRKLAILLQFTFPGVPVVYYGTEIGMEGGNDPDCRRPMIWNENSWDVELMSFYKKLINLRKSSTGLKIGKFELVREDPLVFLRKTPYVLDDIIVAVNKGKEKSIAVSISDGRILDRTIFIDLFTNERFKVTSGILRFSIPEKGFRVLRIHNETVKGYDQYKRIF
- a CDS encoding carbohydrate ABC transporter permease, giving the protein MSKYQLSILKKMNFYVLSTIVVILWMTPFLITFFTAFKSMDEIFMNPNVWTPPSKWNFENFKIAWYESRMSRYFVNTLIVAGMSTAGALFLSSLSAFALSWYDFKLKRFLIILFVTGMLIPFQMLLIPVYSFSIKVGLYDKLIGVILFHIAFQIGFCTFFLRNFMITIPVSLFEAAKIDGANDFTIYWKIILPLLKPAIAALGILEFTWIWNDYLWSLILLQNDVKKTVTIGLTSLQGQWISSWNIIAAGSIIAAVVPIIVFVIFQRYFIQGLTMGSVKG
- a CDS encoding carboxypeptidase M32, encoding MKELINYYKKAARFSSALSLLYWDMQTYMPKDAGLYRAAVISEVSTYTFKLLTDDTLGKMLEEAQPTNEIEEAIIRVGRKDYDTNKKIPPELYEELSKLTAISEQEWQKAKSNGDFSKVESYLEKIVELNKKIAELIGYKEEPYNAFLDLFEPGMTAKELEKIFEPLKKFTFEVLEKIENSDNKKYDLNIKVDIKRQKDFNEWLIDYLKYDRTKGRLDVSTHPFTNPVGINDVRITTRYIEESVKDSIFSTLHEFGHALYALSIPEEFHGLPIGSSASYGFDESQSRFWENTLGRSLAFWKGIYKEFIEKFPEFNGYSVEDLWRIVNQVERSYIRTEADEITYNLHIIIRFEIERGLINGEIKVSNIPEIWNDKFEKYVGLKVPNNTLGCMQDPHWYGGSFGYFPTYSLGNLYAAQIYEKLKQDVNFEDLVENGDFEPVKVWLREKIYSKGRIYEPKELMKIVTGCEPTPEPFMNYIREKYSKVYNINF
- a CDS encoding HAD-IIA family hydrolase, translating into MEKLYKDVLELKQGAIERIKRCSLFILDIDGTFYLSGKPFEGSKKFVDTMNQLGRKFIFLTNNSNRTIDSYVEEFKNIGFDLKKEQFITAGVATAEYLLEEFGPSKVYLVGTDDMKKEFERVGHSVVETDPSIVVVTFDKTLTYEKIKKATKFVSEGALFVVTNPDLNCPSDEGPLPDAGAIASVIRKASGVYPNITFGKPEPKLLEMIMRHYNITPNETCMVGDRLYTDILAGIQAGTWTILVLTGEATKEQAEKSPIKPHLIVPDIGFIADIITS
- a CDS encoding sigma-70 family RNA polymerase sigma factor, which produces MIKYSLRSKPVEKLVELAQSGLSEAVDLIIEKYYPMVVRIASQFYAPWAEFDDIVQNGLIGLIKAIFYYEEGKSSFTTFAWRSIESEIKTFITYQNRKKNKMLSESTSMDSVFDDVEDEQIDYFVEDTATNTNVVRQTILSMIHEEILSILNEEETQIFELWLDGYSYKEIEERVGVNFKKVDNTVQKVKKLVRSKLSVSIMPFLEG
- a CDS encoding NADH-dependent [FeFe] hydrogenase, group A6 — translated: MVTVYINDKPYEVQENKTVLEVAWELGYKIPTLCHHPELEPIGACRICVVEIEGARTLQPACTTKVSDGMKIRTNTERVEKAVKFNLSLIMANHPHECMYCEADGRCELQKLVHTYDIEPIFGVNVALEKEVDVSSPSINRDLSKCIKCQRCVRVCSEIQGMNIYSMVDRGYESLPETEFGIPVYETNCISCGQCAYLCPVGAIYETPDWKKVLKMLNNKQPGKIYVAQTAPSVRVAIGEELGMEPGTISTGKMVAALRRLGFDYVFDTNFAADLTIMEEGYELIHRLQNGGKFPMFTSCCPGWVNEMEKEWPELKEHLSTAKSPQQMMSSVVKTYFAEKIGVKPEDIIMVSVMPCTAKKDEITRPQQLVDGIKVTDYVITTRELGKLIKLKGIPFVNLPEEHYDNPLGTSTGAAALFGVTGGVMEAALRTAYEVVTGERLPKLVFDSVRGLDGVREAEINLKGKKIKVAIAHGMANVKKLLAEMKEGKRYYDFVEIMACYGGCIGGGGQPKNLDADILKKRASAIYSIDEMSVLRRSHENPDIIKLYEEFLEKPNSHKAHHLLHTHYTNRSKAARKAKKQEEKVN
- a CDS encoding FAD-dependent oxidoreductase, with protein sequence MKVVVIGCTHAGTAFVTTAKKLYKDDVDIVVFERNDTISFLSCGIALHVGGVVKDPMKLFYSSPESLSSIGARTKMRHEVVDINVDQKFIIAKNLETGEVIKENFDKMLISSGSWPIIPNVEGVELEGIKLSKNFYHAKDIVNSSKHAKKVTIVGAGYIGVELAEAFKHTGKDVTLIDISDRILSKYLDVEFTDILERELTENGVKLVLNEKVVAFEGKDGRVKRVITEKNSYDTDLVILAVGFKPNTDLFKGKVEMLPNGAILVDKYLHTSEANIFAAGDSAAVWFNPLASYEYIPLATNAVRMGTIAAYNLFENNIPYKGTQGTSGVKVFSYNVATTGLTETWAKEKGIPAKSVFSIENNKPEFMPEYEAVLVKIVFRTDNGQIIGGQVMSKADVTESANTLSIAIQNQMTITDLAFSDFFFQPYFNKPWNFLNTVALKGLQET
- a CDS encoding HAD-IIIA family hydrolase, coding for MNPDQKVDSLKDIDFDKLIDLGKDVFLFDFDNTINTWRSEMIPEHVKEIFRYLKSKGAIVVIVSNGKRRIINEDVFVIWRAMKPFPFKVLKKLSKVIKSRKNVVVIGDQIFTDVLFGKLIGAYTIKVKPIDTDKEFVLTKLLRFLEKLFKLH